The following nucleotide sequence is from Achromobacter spanius.
GGGTCGTGGAAGTACATTTATCCGGCATTACTACCGGAAAAGATGGAAGCATGCATGACGGCCATGGAACGCCAGTACACGCTAAAGCTTGGCACCTGCTCAACGGTCTGATACGTGCTGACCTCATCCCACGCGACGCCTATATAAATATTGAGCACAGCGACGAAGAGTGGAAGGACTTTCCCTCAGAATACAAGGACGATTTCGCTACCTTGAGAGCCATCCTGGCTGAACGCAGCACCCCCACCGCGAGAGTGGGCGATGCAAATCTCAAGTATGCAGAGAATTTCCTTAAGAAGATTCTGAAAGGCGCCGTTGCGAATTTTTCTGAAATTATCGAACTAGATGGAAGGTCCGAATCTCAATTGCTTCATGACTGGGTGGATCATGTAAAAAAAATGGATAAGCGCATATCTCTTTCTAAAGAAGAAATAGACAGTGAGACTGAAAAATCATCAGTTTATTTTTTGGACTCTTTTTCGGATTTTTTGAACAAATAATGAAAATCGGAATAAACTGGACTAGCACGCGAGATTTGGCTAGCGTAAGGGAAATAATTAACAAAGGCGCAATTGATTTTGTCGAAATAATGATTGACAATTTTCTATCATGCAATGCAGCTTCCATCAAATCCGTATTGGGCGGAACGGCATGCGCATTTCACATTATGAACTCCAGATTCCTCCACCAAGATTCCGAGGTTCTCATGGAAATTGCCTGCAAAATTAATGAACTCAGTTCCGCCCTCAACCCCATCTATACCTCAGATCATCTAGGAAAGTTCCTTCACCGCGGCCACTACTTTCCTCAAATGCTAGAAGTCAATTACGCCACCGACTTAGCCTTTTGCTCAGAGAAACTCTCACACTGGCAGGCAATACTGGGGTCGACTCTTTTCATCGAAAATTACCCGTCCATCATTGCCCAGCCGTACAAACAGGCGGATTTTTTTGAACAGTTGAAAAGAAGCACATCATGCAATCTCCTATTTGACATTTCAAACGCAACGATCGCGGAAATTAATATAGGCGAGGATGCATTGGCATGGCGAATACTCAGCACTGACACAAAGCACTTCCATATTGCTGGTTTCGCCAAGACTTCGTTTCTTCCCCATTTCTTCGTAGACACTCACGACTGCAACATCGACCCGCGCAGCATTCGGCTTGCGGAGAAGATTCTGAATAACCGAGAGGAAATCACCGTATGCGTCGAAAGAGATTCCAACTTTGAAGTCGAAAATTGGATGAACGAAATATCTCGTGTGCGAAACTTGATACCATGATCTCGAGAACTTACGACGCCATCGTCGACCCTGGCGGTCAATCTTCGAGTCTTTCCGGAACAGCACGCTCGTACGTAGCATTGGTGAAAGATTCGATGCGTGATCACATACTGAGAGCAGCACCATTCACCTCTCTTATTTGCAATTTGAACGACACCTCTACGCTCGACAATTTCATTTCTTGGTGCTTCCGCAGGAAGGCAGAGTTGGATTGGAGGACTGGAATTTCATTATTAAGATACATATCCGAAACCAAGAGTCCACCTCAAGATCTAATAAATCAGCTGATGTCCTACGCCGTTTCGCAATGGACATTCACAGACCGCACCTCCAACCTATGCATCGCAGCCTGGTCCCACCTATCCCCATGCAGAGTATTCGTAGCGATGAAGGCTGTAGTTGCGTTCGAAGAAAGAGATGTTTTTTACTGCGACCTCGAAGACCACTTAGATTTTTCGACTGAAACGTGGCATTCGACTTTCCCGCAAATTACAGCACTGGAAGATTACTTTAATCACAAATCCTGCTAGCGGGCCTTGCGGCCTATCGTGACGGCCTCCTTTTAACCGTGGCTTTTCCTGGGCTAACCCACGCTGCCTAAACAGGGCTCGTAAGCTCCCCCTTCAGGTAGACACCGCCCGGTAGAATTTCGGAGCCTCCCTGAGTTGGAGATTCCCTTGAAGAAAAGCAGATTTACCGAGAGCCAGATCGTTGCTGTTCTGAAGGAAGGCGAAGCCGGCATGCCGGTCGCCGAGCTGTGCCGCAAACACGGCATCAGCAACGCCACGTATTACCTTTGGAAGAGCAAGTTCTCCGGCGTTCAAGTTTCCGAGTTGCAGAGGCTGCGCGAACTGGAAGCTGAAAACGCCAAGCTCAAACGCATGTTTGCCGACTTGGCGCTGGAGAATGCAGCGATCAAGGATGTCTTGAATCGAAAATCCTGACGCCGTCGGCCAGGCGCGAAGTGGTGGGACAGCTGGTGCAAGCCAAGCTCTCAATCACGCGCGCTTGTCAGATTGCCGGCCTATCGCGGGCGGCGTACTACAAGAAGCCAATGCCGGCATCTGAGCGGGATTCCCAAGT
It contains:
- a CDS encoding multinuclear nonheme iron-dependent oxidase translates to MIDNFLSCNAASIKSVLGGTACAFHIMNSRFLHQDSEVLMEIACKINELSSALNPIYTSDHLGKFLHRGHYFPQMLEVNYATDLAFCSEKLSHWQAILGSTLFIENYPSIIAQPYKQADFFEQLKRSTSCNLLFDISNATIAEINIGEDALAWRILSTDTKHFHIAGFAKTSFLPHFFVDTHDCNIDPRSIRLAEKILNNREEITVCVERDSNFEVENWMNEISRVRNLIP